In Streptomyces nojiriensis, one genomic interval encodes:
- a CDS encoding nucleoside hydrolase, whose product MPVPIIIDCDPGHDDALAIMLAAGDPAVDLLAVTTVAGNQTLDKTTLNARRVCTVAGITDVPIAAGCDRPLVQPLGVAADVHGVTGLDGPMFPAPTVDVVPEHAVDLIHRLLAEHPEPVTLVPTAPLTNIALLLMRYPEDASRIREIVLMGGSTERGNRTPAAEFNILTDPEAADIVFRSGVPVTMCGLNVTHQALATPEVVARFAALGTPLGRICADLLTFFGSTYRELWGFSSPPLHDPVAVARVIDPGLVHCMDAQVAVELHGRYTRGATVVDLHHSTGRPDNARVAMTLDAGPFWDRMVAAVAALGARGDGPAPS is encoded by the coding sequence GTGCCCGTCCCGATCATCATCGACTGCGATCCCGGACATGACGACGCCCTCGCCATCATGCTCGCCGCCGGGGACCCGGCGGTGGACCTGCTGGCCGTCACCACGGTCGCGGGCAACCAGACCCTCGACAAGACCACGCTCAACGCCCGGCGGGTCTGCACGGTCGCCGGGATCACGGACGTCCCCATTGCGGCCGGTTGCGACCGGCCGCTCGTCCAGCCGCTCGGCGTGGCCGCCGACGTGCACGGCGTCACCGGACTGGACGGGCCGATGTTCCCGGCTCCCACGGTGGACGTGGTCCCCGAGCACGCCGTGGACCTCATCCACCGGCTGCTGGCCGAGCATCCCGAACCCGTCACCCTCGTCCCGACCGCGCCGCTGACCAACATCGCCCTGCTGCTGATGCGGTATCCCGAGGACGCCTCCCGCATCCGCGAGATCGTCCTGATGGGCGGTTCGACGGAGCGGGGCAACCGGACCCCGGCCGCCGAGTTCAACATCCTCACCGACCCGGAGGCCGCCGACATCGTCTTCCGCTCGGGGGTACCGGTCACCATGTGCGGGCTCAACGTCACGCACCAGGCACTGGCCACGCCCGAGGTGGTGGCCCGCTTCGCAGCCCTGGGTACGCCCCTCGGGCGGATCTGCGCAGACCTGTTGACGTTCTTCGGGTCCACTTACCGCGAGCTGTGGGGGTTCTCCAGTCCACCGCTCCACGACCCCGTGGCGGTGGCCCGGGTCATCGATCCCGGGCTGGTGCACTGCATGGACGCCCAAGTCGCAGTGGAGTTGCACGGCCGGTACACGCGCGGCGCCACCGTGGTGGACCTGCACCACTCCACGGGCCGCCCGGACAACGCGCGCGTGGCCATGACCCTGGATGCCGGCCCGTTCTGGGACCGGATGGTCGCCGCCGTCGCGGCCCTCGGCGCGCGTGGCGACGGGCCGGCGCCCTCCTGA
- a CDS encoding MFS transporter translates to MTGPLDIPAARRRYITVCVLFWLPLGLSLAPLILLLTERGMTTATVSGLFAAHSLTAAALELPTGGLADVLGRRTVLVAAGLLNLTALTLVGLGSAPWLLALGMVLMGAGRALSSGPAEAWYVDTVHADSGPDADLRPGLAGGSSATSAALAAGTLLGGALPWLLGAGPDLGARLSEASSGLVLPLSVPLLLGVAVEIAFVLYVVTALPEPPRPAAALRDVLRGVPATVVGGLRLGGRDTLVRRVFLSAGAAGSALVVIELLVPGRAAAVTGGSESGAVLFAGLACAGFICSGLGSRLAPLTARLAGSGERAVVVSLGAGASGLLLLAPTAAAAGAGALALAAAGYGLVYLGLGAAGPNQNDILHRRVTSAGRATALSVQSLALQLVGALTGLVAGALRPGPVPWLLGGAALLAGSLLWLRRSGPASPNERRGPGEAVWSGHRPGGTLEFHAPQRQE, encoded by the coding sequence GTGACCGGGCCGCTGGACATACCCGCCGCACGCCGCCGCTACATCACGGTCTGCGTGCTCTTCTGGCTGCCGCTGGGCCTCAGCCTCGCCCCCCTCATCCTGCTGCTCACCGAGCGCGGCATGACCACGGCGACGGTCTCGGGCCTGTTCGCCGCGCACTCGCTGACGGCCGCAGCACTGGAACTGCCCACCGGAGGACTGGCCGACGTCCTGGGACGCCGCACCGTCCTGGTGGCCGCCGGCCTGCTGAACCTGACCGCCCTGACCCTCGTGGGCCTGGGCTCCGCCCCCTGGCTGCTCGCCCTGGGCATGGTGCTCATGGGTGCGGGCCGTGCCCTGTCCAGCGGGCCGGCCGAAGCCTGGTACGTCGACACCGTCCACGCGGACTCCGGGCCCGACGCCGATCTGCGCCCCGGCCTGGCCGGCGGCTCCTCCGCGACCTCCGCCGCGCTCGCCGCGGGAACCCTGCTCGGCGGCGCCCTTCCCTGGCTGCTCGGAGCCGGCCCCGACCTCGGCGCCCGGCTGAGCGAAGCCTCGTCCGGGCTGGTACTGCCCCTTTCCGTGCCGCTGTTGCTGGGCGTCGCGGTCGAGATCGCCTTCGTGCTGTACGTCGTGACCGCTCTGCCCGAGCCGCCCCGACCGGCGGCTGCCCTGCGTGACGTACTCCGAGGCGTCCCGGCCACCGTCGTGGGCGGGCTGCGCCTGGGCGGTCGGGACACGCTGGTCCGCCGGGTCTTCCTCAGCGCGGGTGCGGCCGGCAGCGCGCTGGTCGTGATCGAACTGCTCGTGCCGGGACGTGCTGCGGCCGTCACCGGCGGGTCGGAGTCCGGGGCGGTGCTCTTCGCCGGACTGGCCTGCGCCGGATTCATCTGCTCCGGTCTCGGCAGCCGGCTCGCGCCGCTGACCGCCCGGCTGGCGGGCAGTGGCGAGCGTGCGGTCGTGGTGAGCCTCGGCGCCGGCGCGAGCGGGCTGCTTCTGCTCGCCCCCACCGCGGCAGCCGCCGGCGCGGGCGCCCTGGCGCTCGCGGCCGCCGGCTACGGCCTGGTCTACCTCGGACTCGGCGCCGCCGGACCGAACCAGAACGACATCCTGCACCGCCGCGTCACCAGTGCGGGCCGGGCCACCGCGCTGTCCGTCCAGTCCCTCGCCCTGCAACTGGTGGGAGCACTCACCGGACTGGTCGCCGGGGCCCTCCGGCCAGGCCCGGTGCCCTGGCTGCTGGGAGGCGCCGCACTGCTGGCGGGATCCCTCCTGTGGCTTCGCCGCAGCGGTCCCGCGTCGCCGAACGAACGGCGAGGTCCGGGCGAGGCGGTGTGGTCAGGGCACCGGCCCGGCGGCACACTGGAGTTCCACGCCCCGCAGCGCCAGGAGTGA
- a CDS encoding helix-turn-helix domain-containing protein — protein MVSEEQRRVLDPERDAAALKALTHPLRIRLLGLLRQDGPATASELGVRTGESSASTSYHLRVLAKYAFVAEAEHRDGRERRWQAVHSVTAWSNESMESSPGSRALLSLSRRAQIEHLEASLVRHEADIADGRLPREWVGTAGISDLMPRLTPESLTELWEAFSRKLEELTARDAGDPRAAQVVLLTAGLPRAPRGPGAEPDASGPSATTTPTPTDTGSAS, from the coding sequence ATGGTCAGTGAAGAGCAGAGACGCGTACTCGATCCTGAGCGGGACGCCGCAGCACTGAAGGCCCTCACCCACCCGCTGCGCATCCGGCTGCTCGGGCTGCTGCGGCAGGACGGCCCGGCCACCGCGAGCGAACTCGGGGTCAGGACCGGGGAGTCGTCCGCCTCCACCAGCTATCACCTGCGCGTCCTGGCGAAGTACGCGTTCGTCGCCGAGGCAGAGCACCGGGACGGCCGGGAGCGACGCTGGCAGGCGGTGCACTCCGTGACCGCCTGGAGCAACGAGTCGATGGAATCCTCACCGGGCAGCCGCGCCCTGCTCAGTCTGTCCCGCAGGGCCCAGATCGAGCACCTGGAGGCTTCTCTCGTCCGGCACGAGGCCGACATCGCCGACGGACGGCTGCCGCGGGAGTGGGTGGGGACTGCCGGGATCAGCGACCTGATGCCCCGTCTGACACCCGAATCGCTCACCGAACTCTGGGAGGCGTTCTCCCGGAAGCTCGAGGAACTGACCGCCCGCGATGCGGGGGACCCCCGCGCGGCGCAGGTCGTACTCCTCACGGCGGGGCTGCCCCGCGCACCACGCGGCCCCGGCGCCGAGCCGGACGCCTCCGGCCCGTCGGCGACGACCACCCCCACTCCGACCGATACCGGGAGCGCGTCGTGA
- the lgt gene encoding prolipoprotein diacylglyceryl transferase translates to MDVAYLPSPSTGVLHLGPVPLRAYAFCIILGVFVAVRLGNRRWVARGGAPGVIADVTIWAVPFGLVGGRIYHVITSPDAYFGEHGEPIRALYVWQGGLGIWGAIALGAVGAWIGCRRHRIPFPEYADAVAPGIALAQAIGRWGNWFNQELYGRPTTLPWGLEIDRAHRPSDMLDIATYHPTFLYESLWDGGVAVLVLWAASRFALGNGRTFALYVAAYTVGRFWTEYLRIDESHTILGLRLNGLTSVVVFLGAVAFLVVSARRNPGSGDGARTTGEGDPRAAAVAVKAGGGDAR, encoded by the coding sequence ATGGACGTCGCCTACCTTCCCAGTCCCTCGACCGGGGTCCTCCACCTCGGCCCGGTCCCGTTAAGGGCGTACGCCTTCTGCATCATCCTGGGCGTGTTCGTAGCCGTCCGGCTCGGCAACCGCCGCTGGGTCGCGCGGGGCGGGGCCCCGGGCGTCATCGCGGACGTCACCATCTGGGCGGTGCCGTTCGGCTTGGTCGGTGGACGGATCTACCACGTGATCACCAGCCCCGACGCGTACTTCGGCGAACACGGCGAGCCCATCCGCGCCCTGTACGTGTGGCAGGGCGGGCTCGGCATCTGGGGCGCCATCGCCCTGGGCGCGGTCGGCGCGTGGATCGGCTGCCGACGCCACCGCATACCGTTTCCCGAATACGCGGACGCGGTCGCCCCCGGCATAGCCCTGGCGCAGGCGATCGGCCGCTGGGGCAACTGGTTCAACCAGGAACTCTACGGCCGCCCCACCACGCTCCCCTGGGGCCTGGAGATCGACCGCGCGCACCGTCCGTCCGACATGCTCGACATCGCGACGTACCACCCCACCTTCCTCTACGAGTCCCTCTGGGACGGCGGCGTCGCCGTGCTGGTCCTCTGGGCGGCGAGCCGGTTCGCGCTCGGCAACGGCAGGACCTTCGCCCTGTACGTCGCCGCCTACACGGTCGGCCGGTTCTGGACCGAGTACCTGCGCATCGACGAGTCCCACACGATCCTCGGCCTGCGCCTGAACGGCTTGACCTCCGTCGTGGTCTTCCTCGGCGCCGTCGCCTTCCTCGTCGTATCGGCGCGACGCAACCCGGGCAGCGGCGACGGGGCGCGGACGACCGGCGAGGGCGACCCACGGGCCGCCGCCGTTGCCGTCAAGGCAGGAGGTGGTGACGCGCGATGA
- a CDS encoding PQQ-binding-like beta-propeller repeat protein — protein sequence MATRTTPANDEGSNDHSPARRGRTSRLLIRGGTLVALVCALTVAGVFISGRFPGDSMDIAWKTPSDGKATDRGNHAWADDAVGSWLAGDTLVRSRSDAATGHDAGTGKEVWEYRPPGRSKICAAEADVEHSVMVVTRDDENRPASAARQLCTTLAALDMKNGREIWRAPVPAASGEKRLSDYKRARVTVGGGLTVLTHQGLSAVDVRTGAPRWTATVPPNCVPAHALPSVRHVGALLACGGSQNGPNAIPNGLPRDAELQAAAFDPATGALLWSTPIGDREAATWGDAGALLVSADPLVVDDVRAFHSFSRDGRPNPPIAFSSSYVAVDETRLYALGSRYVKGVGSRDSAFAFDLATGRQVWKTGLDSDVDVFHLQDGRLTAVGERRDLLVIPAVRLYLLDAATGKERDVRRFHYGETPSGRAFEHEGRLIVGGTAYERS from the coding sequence ATGGCCACGCGAACGACGCCAGCGAACGACGAGGGGTCGAACGATCATTCGCCCGCGCGCAGGGGACGGACCAGCCGCCTCCTGATCAGGGGCGGAACGCTCGTCGCCCTGGTCTGCGCCCTCACCGTCGCAGGCGTCTTCATCTCGGGCCGCTTTCCCGGCGACTCGATGGACATCGCCTGGAAGACCCCTTCGGACGGCAAGGCCACCGACCGGGGCAACCATGCCTGGGCGGACGATGCCGTCGGGTCCTGGCTGGCCGGCGACACGTTGGTGCGGAGCCGGTCCGACGCGGCGACCGGCCACGACGCCGGGACCGGCAAAGAGGTCTGGGAGTACCGGCCGCCGGGCCGCTCCAAGATCTGTGCCGCCGAGGCCGACGTCGAACATTCCGTCATGGTCGTCACGCGCGACGACGAGAACCGGCCCGCCTCGGCCGCGCGGCAGTTGTGCACCACGCTCGCGGCGCTCGACATGAAGAACGGCCGCGAGATCTGGCGCGCCCCGGTCCCCGCAGCGTCCGGTGAAAAGCGCTTGAGCGACTACAAGCGTGCTCGGGTGACCGTGGGCGGCGGTCTCACCGTGCTCACCCACCAGGGGCTGAGCGCCGTCGACGTACGCACCGGCGCGCCGCGCTGGACGGCGACCGTTCCCCCGAACTGCGTCCCCGCCCATGCTCTGCCGTCCGTGCGGCACGTCGGCGCCCTCCTCGCGTGCGGCGGCTCGCAGAACGGACCGAACGCGATCCCGAACGGGCTCCCCAGGGACGCCGAACTGCAAGCGGCCGCCTTCGACCCGGCCACCGGTGCGCTCCTGTGGTCCACCCCGATCGGCGACCGTGAGGCCGCCACGTGGGGCGACGCCGGCGCGCTCCTCGTCTCCGCCGACCCGCTGGTCGTGGACGACGTCCGCGCCTTCCACTCCTTCAGCAGGGACGGCCGGCCCAACCCGCCCATCGCCTTCAGCAGCTCGTACGTGGCGGTGGACGAGACCAGGCTCTATGCCCTCGGCAGCCGCTATGTGAAGGGGGTCGGCAGCCGGGACAGCGCCTTCGCCTTCGACCTGGCCACCGGACGGCAGGTGTGGAAAACCGGCCTCGACTCCGACGTCGACGTCTTCCACCTCCAGGACGGGAGGCTGACCGCTGTCGGCGAACGCCGTGACCTGCTGGTGATCCCGGCCGTGCGCCTGTACCTCCTCGACGCCGCCACCGGCAAGGAGCGCGACGTCCGCCGCTTCCACTACGGCGAGACGCCATCGGGCAGGGCCTTCGAGCACGAGGGCCGTCTCATCGTCGGTGGCACAGCGTACGAACGCTCGTGA
- a CDS encoding esterase/lipase family protein, with protein sequence MSMPVVSIWDNTIPGAQPHYPRASAWDAVWPLTGGTAWVFYSNPDKTRITKPVILADGFSSGKSDPDALWNGLENGEYPFVSKLREAGFDLVLLGFDERSASIIDNSAVAIQCIEKAIADREGRAKLTVGGFSMGGLVTRYALAKMHHDGDSHETATYLSYDTPHHGAWLPISVQAFAHFVKDNWGELPGFGELLGSFSRMINSSAARELLRWHIETVTAEARQDRARTDFLAELERVGSWPPGVRRLGVANGTGTGAGNNIPARVTAMRTTGAELTGTRLDTQDTGEQVVAILKKTGAAEIRVTTNGLPDIDGAPGGLFPEALNLPGRPANFGTAAMLAGLLEGEPAELTYNATTFVPSISAVAAGEIDDRDALYSKIDSDSSELDHFMCATDNQGHTVITEELGEWIMEKLQTP encoded by the coding sequence ATGTCCATGCCTGTTGTGAGCATCTGGGACAACACCATCCCGGGCGCCCAGCCCCACTACCCGAGGGCATCCGCGTGGGACGCCGTCTGGCCCCTCACAGGGGGAACCGCCTGGGTCTTCTACAGCAACCCGGACAAGACGAGGATCACGAAGCCCGTGATCCTCGCCGACGGGTTCTCCTCCGGGAAGAGCGATCCCGATGCCCTGTGGAACGGCCTGGAGAACGGCGAGTACCCCTTCGTCTCCAAGCTGCGGGAGGCCGGCTTCGACCTGGTGCTCCTCGGCTTCGACGAGCGGTCCGCGTCCATCATCGACAACTCCGCCGTGGCGATCCAGTGCATCGAAAAGGCGATCGCCGACCGCGAAGGGCGGGCCAAGCTGACGGTCGGCGGATTCAGCATGGGCGGGCTGGTCACCCGTTACGCCCTCGCCAAGATGCACCACGACGGCGACTCCCACGAGACCGCCACCTACCTCTCCTACGACACCCCGCACCACGGAGCCTGGCTGCCCATCTCGGTCCAGGCGTTCGCGCACTTCGTGAAGGACAACTGGGGCGAACTCCCCGGATTCGGCGAACTCCTCGGCAGTTTCTCGCGGATGATCAACAGCTCGGCCGCCCGGGAGCTGCTGCGCTGGCACATCGAGACCGTCACCGCGGAGGCCCGCCAGGACCGGGCCCGCACCGACTTCCTCGCGGAACTGGAGCGGGTGGGCAGCTGGCCCCCCGGCGTGCGACGCCTCGGGGTCGCCAACGGCACGGGCACCGGTGCCGGGAACAACATCCCGGCCAGGGTGACGGCGATGCGCACCACGGGTGCGGAGCTGACGGGGACCCGTCTGGACACGCAGGACACGGGGGAGCAGGTCGTCGCCATCCTGAAGAAGACCGGAGCCGCCGAGATCCGGGTCACCACCAACGGCCTGCCCGACATCGACGGCGCTCCGGGCGGGCTGTTCCCCGAGGCCCTGAATCTGCCGGGCCGGCCCGCCAACTTCGGAACCGCCGCCATGCTGGCCGGACTCCTCGAAGGCGAGCCGGCGGAACTCACTTACAACGCGACCACGTTCGTTCCGAGCATCAGCGCCGTGGCGGCCGGCGAGATCGACGACCGCGACGCGCTCTACAGCAAGATCGACTCCGACAGCAGCGAGCTCGACCACTTCATGTGCGCGACCGACAACCAAGGACACACGGTCATCACCGAGGAACTCGGTGAATGGATCATGGAGAAGCTCCAGACCCCCTGA
- a CDS encoding xanthine dehydrogenase small subunit, whose product MVAARITVNGKETPLSPAAPHTTVLDLLRERGLTGTKEGCAEGECGACSVLVARPGVNKPTDWVAVNACLVPAAALDGQEIITSEGLATVGEPGTPPSLHPVQQEMAVRGGSQCGYCTPGFICSMASEYYRPDRCAHTEPADGADAHADADAEHGPNGFDLHSLSGNLCRCTGYRPIRDAAFAVGAPTEDDPLAQRREQSPPEPAATVYTQDDSTFLRPGTLTEALRLLRERPEAVVVAGSTDWGVEVNIRSRRANCVVAVDRLPELRSLSVESDHIEIGAAQTLTEIERRLDGSVPLLAELFPQFASRLIRNSATLGGNLGTGSPIGDSPPVLLALEASLLLADADGEREVPLADYFTGYRQSVRRPGELIRAVRIPLPLSPVTAFHKIAKRRFDDISSVAIAFALDIEGGIVRKARIGLGGVAATPIRALSTEAALEGRAWTAETVEAAARVLRGEGTPMSDHRASSVYRSAMLGQSLLKLHAQTTEAVSS is encoded by the coding sequence ATGGTAGCGGCGCGGATCACGGTCAACGGGAAAGAGACACCGCTTTCACCGGCTGCACCGCACACCACGGTGCTGGATCTCCTGCGCGAGCGCGGCCTCACCGGTACGAAGGAGGGCTGCGCCGAAGGTGAGTGCGGCGCCTGTTCGGTCCTGGTGGCCCGGCCCGGCGTGAACAAGCCCACCGACTGGGTGGCGGTCAACGCCTGTCTGGTGCCGGCCGCGGCACTCGACGGCCAGGAGATCATCACCTCCGAGGGTCTCGCCACGGTCGGCGAACCCGGCACACCGCCTTCGCTGCACCCCGTGCAGCAGGAGATGGCGGTCCGCGGCGGTTCCCAATGCGGTTACTGCACACCTGGGTTCATCTGCAGCATGGCCTCCGAGTACTACCGGCCCGACCGCTGCGCGCACACGGAGCCCGCCGACGGCGCAGACGCCCACGCCGACGCCGACGCCGAGCACGGTCCGAACGGCTTCGATCTGCACTCGCTGAGCGGAAACCTGTGCCGCTGCACCGGCTACCGCCCGATCCGCGATGCCGCCTTCGCCGTCGGTGCGCCCACCGAGGACGATCCCCTGGCCCAGCGGCGCGAGCAGTCCCCGCCCGAACCCGCCGCCACCGTCTACACGCAGGACGACAGCACGTTCCTGCGACCGGGCACCCTCACCGAAGCGCTGCGGCTGCTGCGCGAGCGGCCCGAAGCCGTGGTGGTCGCCGGCAGCACCGACTGGGGCGTGGAGGTCAACATCCGCTCCCGCCGCGCGAATTGCGTGGTCGCCGTCGACCGGCTGCCCGAACTGCGGTCGCTGAGCGTGGAATCCGACCACATCGAGATCGGGGCCGCGCAGACGCTCACCGAGATCGAGCGCCGCCTCGACGGCAGCGTCCCGCTGCTGGCGGAACTGTTCCCGCAGTTCGCTTCCCGGCTCATCCGCAACAGCGCCACCCTCGGCGGCAACCTGGGTACCGGCTCCCCCATCGGTGACAGCCCGCCGGTGCTGCTCGCCCTGGAGGCGTCGCTGCTGCTCGCCGACGCCGACGGTGAGCGCGAGGTCCCGCTGGCCGACTACTTCACCGGCTACCGGCAGAGCGTGCGCCGCCCCGGCGAGCTGATCCGCGCGGTGCGCATCCCGCTGCCGCTGTCGCCGGTCACGGCCTTCCACAAGATCGCCAAGCGGCGCTTCGACGACATCTCCAGTGTCGCGATCGCCTTCGCGCTCGACATCGAGGGCGGGATCGTCCGCAAGGCACGCATCGGTCTGGGCGGCGTGGCCGCCACCCCGATCCGCGCCCTGAGCACCGAGGCAGCCCTGGAAGGCAGGGCATGGACGGCGGAGACCGTCGAGGCCGCGGCCCGGGTGCTGCGGGGCGAGGGCACGCCGATGAGCGATCACCGCGCCAGTTCCGTCTACCGTTCCGCCATGCTCGGCCAGAGCCTGCTGAAGCTGCACGCGCAAACCACCGAGGCGGTGTCTTCATGA